The genomic window GTTCGTAAACTGTGGCCTATGACAGATGCCACGACCTCGCTGCCCCCGATCGCGATCCTCGGAGCCGGTTCCATGGGAGGAGCGATCCTCCGCGGCCTCGTCGCCGCGGGCCTGACCGAGGGCGGGGTGACGGCCACCAACCGCTCCGTCGCCAAAGCGGCCGAGCTCGCCGAGCTCGACGGGGTGACCAGTGTCGCGCTCGAGGTCAATCCCGCGGGCAACACCGACGCCGCGTCCGCCGCCGACATCGTGCTGGTGGGCGTGAAGCCCGCGATGGTGCCCGACCTGCTCGACGAGATCGCCCCGCACCTGCGACCCGGCGCGATCGTGGTGAGCCTGGCGGCGGGAGTCACCCTCGACACGTTCGCTGCTCACCTCGGCGAGGGCGTCTCCACCCTGCGCTCGATGCCGAACACCCCCTCGCTCGTCGGCCGGGGCGTGACGGGTCTCGCCGCCGGGTCCGCGGCGTCCGCCGACGACGTCGCGGTGGTCCGAGCCCTCTTCGAGACCGTGGGTTCGGTGCTCGAAGTCCCCGAATCGCAGATCGACGCCCTCTCGACCATCTCGGGCTCCGGTCCCGCCTACGTCTTCCTGCTCGTCGAGGAGTTCACCAAGGCCGCCGTGCGGATGGGGTTCGACGACGATCAGGCGCGTCTGCTCGCGGAGCAGACCTTCATCGGGGCGACCGCGCTCATGGCATCCGCAGAGGTGGATCCCGCCGAGCTCCGCCGCCGTGTGACCAGCCCGAAGGGCACCACCGAGCGCGCCGTCGCCGTCCTGCAGGGCGCTCGTCTCGACGATACCTTCACCACCGCCGCCGAAGCAGCCCTCGCCCGGGCGAAAGAACTGGCCGCGGGCAACTGACCATGCGCCTGCGGTTCACCGGGACGATCTGGTACTGGCGCGGCCCCGCGCCGTTCCATTTCGTCTCGGTGCCCGCGGCGGAGGCGGCGATGATCGCCGAGGTCGCCACGGTCGTCACCTA from Microbacterium testaceum includes these protein-coding regions:
- the proC gene encoding pyrroline-5-carboxylate reductase, whose product is MTDATTSLPPIAILGAGSMGGAILRGLVAAGLTEGGVTATNRSVAKAAELAELDGVTSVALEVNPAGNTDAASAADIVLVGVKPAMVPDLLDEIAPHLRPGAIVVSLAAGVTLDTFAAHLGEGVSTLRSMPNTPSLVGRGVTGLAAGSAASADDVAVVRALFETVGSVLEVPESQIDALSTISGSGPAYVFLLVEEFTKAAVRMGFDDDQARLLAEQTFIGATALMASAEVDPAELRRRVTSPKGTTERAVAVLQGARLDDTFTTAAEAALARAKELAAGN